One genomic window of Moorella glycerini includes the following:
- a CDS encoding HelD family protein — protein MNYIYKEEAQKLREVYRDILKSIKENESRVKEKEERIREVAGYGGDMQEESQELRVQSDIIRHETKKLQQILPQPYFGRIDFQEKGEEEMETVYIGKQGYQSDGVMVIDWRAPAAAMFYSRNGRYTVNLKEGQKIIDCDLHLIRQLKTYHDHLEEVFEVLNAQNPGAAVSGTHIDQFLQKQLDRQGQERLKDVVATIQAEQNELIRISPEKNLIIQGGAGTGKTIIMLHRAAYLIYASKCRASDILVIAPNKFLLEQIAGILPDLNVEAVEQMTLYDLFLKIVEDEQKVNRLHLNPHILNPFMVPLKSRATAQEIMRYKGSEKTKEYLDYIIDSQVKVALAGAGDFLYDHKVLVPRDKVIGFYNRDALKSMPYQARREKLQNWLADIFESKSLKIKEGTKHHDIEDIKRKALEKARDYINNNLPDSSRLFWNGAVPAYLALKFFMEKQAGWQGPDLITLEDIAALIYLYLRIMGVPKHYRYILIDEAQNLCPLWLEVLKMLLAPNGSITLCGDINQKVSFGGFEENWSDALKILGEEALLGVLTNTYRTTRPILEQAKWALEKSFPDALDAMPSVLREGKAVKIREIIFNKFSTICEVISEINGYQTIGIICPTTQEAVKLSSLWSTYTKNVKEEQFKITFLPVELAGGTEFDVVIITDLDRYNRSNPEEARLLYTAITRAVHELYLLYANDFSDSKIASRSKINRFKCRQ, from the coding sequence GTGAATTATATATATAAGGAAGAAGCGCAAAAACTTAGAGAAGTTTATAGAGACATTCTGAAGTCTATTAAAGAAAACGAATCCAGGGTAAAAGAAAAAGAAGAACGTATTCGCGAAGTAGCAGGATACGGCGGTGATATGCAGGAAGAATCCCAGGAACTACGGGTACAGAGTGATATAATTCGGCATGAAACCAAGAAGTTACAGCAAATTCTTCCCCAACCTTACTTCGGCCGGATAGATTTTCAGGAAAAAGGTGAAGAGGAAATGGAAACGGTTTATATTGGCAAGCAGGGTTACCAAAGCGATGGCGTAATGGTTATCGACTGGCGGGCACCTGCCGCTGCCATGTTTTACAGCCGTAATGGCCGCTATACCGTTAACCTAAAAGAAGGGCAAAAAATAATTGATTGCGATTTGCATTTAATCCGCCAGTTAAAGACTTACCACGACCATCTGGAAGAAGTATTTGAAGTTTTAAATGCCCAAAATCCAGGAGCTGCCGTAAGCGGAACCCATATAGATCAGTTTTTACAAAAACAACTTGACCGCCAGGGTCAGGAACGGCTAAAGGATGTAGTCGCCACTATTCAAGCCGAACAAAATGAACTGATACGTATTTCCCCAGAAAAAAATCTTATTATTCAGGGCGGGGCCGGTACGGGCAAGACAATAATAATGCTGCACCGCGCTGCTTATCTCATTTACGCCAGCAAATGCCGGGCCTCCGATATATTAGTAATTGCTCCTAATAAATTTCTTTTGGAACAGATAGCCGGGATCCTTCCCGACCTTAATGTGGAAGCTGTAGAACAGATGACCCTATATGATCTTTTTTTGAAGATAGTTGAAGATGAACAGAAAGTTAATCGTTTACATCTTAATCCTCATATTTTAAATCCCTTTATGGTTCCTCTAAAATCTAGAGCAACGGCACAAGAGATTATGCGATATAAGGGTTCTGAAAAAACCAAGGAATATTTGGATTATATTATTGATTCCCAAGTAAAGGTGGCCTTGGCTGGCGCAGGGGACTTTCTTTATGATCATAAAGTCCTGGTACCGCGGGATAAAGTTATTGGTTTTTACAACCGGGATGCCTTAAAAAGTATGCCTTATCAAGCCCGGCGAGAAAAGCTCCAGAATTGGCTGGCCGATATTTTTGAGAGTAAGAGCCTGAAAATTAAAGAAGGAACCAAACATCATGACATTGAAGATATAAAAAGAAAAGCACTAGAAAAAGCCCGAGATTATATTAATAATAACCTGCCGGATTCTAGCCGGCTTTTCTGGAATGGTGCCGTACCAGCGTATCTGGCTTTGAAATTCTTTATGGAAAAACAAGCTGGTTGGCAAGGGCCAGATTTAATAACCCTGGAAGATATTGCAGCCCTAATATATCTTTACTTACGGATAATGGGGGTACCAAAACATTATCGTTATATTCTCATTGACGAAGCCCAAAATCTTTGCCCCTTGTGGTTGGAAGTGTTAAAGATGCTACTTGCCCCCAACGGGTCAATAACTCTTTGCGGGGATATCAACCAGAAAGTTTCTTTTGGCGGTTTTGAGGAAAATTGGTCGGACGCTCTTAAGATTCTTGGCGAAGAAGCATTACTTGGTGTGCTTACAAATACTTACCGTACCACCAGGCCTATACTTGAACAGGCCAAGTGGGCCCTCGAAAAAAGCTTCCCTGATGCCTTAGACGCTATGCCATCTGTTCTGAGGGAAGGAAAAGCCGTTAAAATACGAGAAATTATCTTTAACAAGTTTTCTACCATCTGTGAGGTGATTTCCGAGATAAATGGTTATCAAACGATAGGTATTATTTGTCCCACTACTCAAGAGGCAGTGAAACTAAGCTCCTTATGGAGCACATATACGAAAAATGTTAAAGAGGAACAATTTAAGATAACCTTTCTTCCCGTGGAGTTAGCAGGGGGTACGGAGTTTGACGTTGTGATTATAACAGATTTAGACAGGTATAACCGCAGTAACCCTGAGGAGGCGCGTTTGCTCTACACAGCAATAACCCGTGCCGTACATGAATTATATCTTTTATATGCTAACGACTTTAGCGATTCCAAAATAGCCAGCAGGTCAAAAATAAATAGATTTAAATGCAGGCAATAG
- a CDS encoding helix-turn-helix domain-containing protein, translating into MEKVGEMLRAARQAKGISLREAEEATKIRLRYLEALEKGEYDQIPGRVYALGFVRNYARFLGLDVQAVVQQFKQEYPSDEDNYPAEESSLTATGLSPGKRMRWLLVPAVLLVLWGINWLYNHYRPSLEQRPSPPPVTEPAPVTPEPQQPISQPPPVATTPQDQGVEVKVRAAGDCWVGVIIDGKNDFSGTLKAGENKVFLGKEKISVTLGSAGAVEITVNGQVQPPLGRVGDVVTFEATKGSNQARITRKP; encoded by the coding sequence ATGGAAAAGGTAGGGGAAATGCTCCGCGCTGCCCGCCAGGCAAAGGGGATTTCTCTCCGCGAAGCGGAAGAAGCTACCAAAATTCGCCTGCGCTACCTGGAAGCCCTGGAAAAGGGTGAATATGACCAGATTCCCGGCCGGGTCTATGCCCTGGGTTTCGTGCGTAATTATGCCCGCTTTTTAGGGCTGGATGTCCAGGCGGTAGTGCAGCAGTTTAAACAGGAATACCCGTCCGACGAGGATAATTACCCGGCGGAAGAAAGTAGCCTGACGGCAACGGGATTGTCCCCCGGGAAAAGGATGCGCTGGTTACTGGTCCCGGCAGTGCTTCTTGTTCTCTGGGGTATCAACTGGTTATACAACCATTATCGTCCTTCCCTGGAGCAAAGGCCCTCGCCACCACCGGTAACAGAACCGGCACCGGTAACCCCTGAACCACAACAGCCGATCAGCCAGCCACCGCCGGTAGCGACAACACCCCAGGACCAGGGGGTGGAAGTTAAAGTCAGGGCTGCAGGGGATTGCTGGGTAGGTGTTATAATTGATGGTAAAAATGATTTTTCCGGGACTCTCAAGGCCGGGGAAAACAAGGTATTCCTGGGAAAAGAAAAAATTAGCGTTACCCTTGGCAGCGCCGGCGCAGTGGAAATAACCGTTAATGGCCAGGTCCAGCCACCCCTGGGCAGGGTGGGCGATGTAGTTACCTTTGAGGCTACTAAAGGTTCCAACCAGGCTAGAATAACGAGGAAACCATGA
- a CDS encoding recombinase family protein yields the protein MRAAALYRVSTKRQVKNEEDSIPVQQHLLRSYASERGWELVAEYLEPGVSAYKLSSMDRDILQDALRDAETGKYDVLLVFKADRLSRNSFEYPMVLWRLHRAGVEVIAVADAPGGRKLNVDDQMEKLLRFIEGWQAETESKNTSIRVSQAMLELARQGKWTGGRPPYGFRLSSSKNGLPLEIEPQEVEVIKEMVRLYLEEDMGSKKIAEELNSRGLRTREGRPWRDSRVRDVLQNPIIAGLPAYNRTRQGDRPGRQVRVRNRYDINNPEIIIPRDENGNPRPVPEYTIIPLETWLKLTHKMKSLASNTAPDTRTLDSPALLTGFLKCGYCGRGFVSSKKNNSKVMAPNGKIYNYKRASYRCVTKARISTEYCQGQGSYSQKKIDTIFMAELENFLSNLDLGNLENYINSRQSFNMARVQHQIKQLEKELEKARRRHKNWVDRLNQFFAEPDKSIYSEELMAREIKKAEDDMAQLEKQLGELKSEYQQNHIEREKLQQFVKLAPHWFEIFKEAPTDIKKRMLAQIIDRVILWRDRMEILYKVDLTRLAQATGETADGTVELRVAVSM from the coding sequence TTGCGCGCGGCGGCCCTTTACCGGGTAAGTACAAAACGGCAAGTAAAGAACGAAGAAGATAGCATACCCGTCCAGCAGCATTTATTAAGAAGCTACGCAAGCGAACGCGGATGGGAACTTGTGGCCGAATACCTGGAACCTGGAGTGTCGGCCTATAAACTATCTTCTATGGATAGGGATATCCTCCAGGACGCCCTTCGTGACGCTGAAACTGGGAAATATGATGTACTTCTTGTTTTTAAAGCCGACCGCCTCAGCCGCAATAGCTTCGAGTACCCTATGGTGTTATGGCGATTGCACCGGGCTGGAGTGGAAGTAATTGCCGTGGCCGATGCACCGGGAGGCCGCAAGCTTAACGTCGATGACCAGATGGAAAAACTCCTACGTTTTATTGAGGGGTGGCAGGCCGAAACCGAAAGCAAAAACACCTCCATTCGCGTTTCACAGGCAATGCTTGAGTTGGCCCGCCAGGGAAAGTGGACCGGTGGCCGGCCTCCTTATGGTTTTAGGCTATCCTCTTCCAAAAACGGTTTGCCCCTCGAAATAGAACCTCAAGAGGTAGAAGTTATTAAAGAGATGGTCAGGCTATACCTGGAGGAAGACATGGGGAGCAAGAAAATTGCCGAAGAGCTAAACAGCCGCGGTCTAAGGACCAGAGAAGGCAGGCCCTGGCGGGATTCCCGGGTAAGGGACGTGTTGCAGAACCCTATTATTGCAGGGCTGCCTGCGTATAACCGGACCAGGCAAGGAGACAGGCCAGGACGCCAGGTTAGAGTGAGAAACCGTTACGATATAAATAATCCGGAGATAATTATCCCCAGGGATGAAAACGGCAACCCCCGTCCAGTACCGGAGTATACCATTATCCCATTAGAAACCTGGCTCAAATTAACCCATAAAATGAAGTCGTTGGCCAGCAACACAGCCCCTGATACCAGGACGCTGGATAGCCCGGCTCTCCTGACAGGTTTCTTGAAGTGCGGCTATTGCGGGAGAGGATTTGTATCAAGCAAGAAAAACAACTCTAAAGTCATGGCCCCTAATGGCAAGATTTACAACTATAAAAGAGCCTCTTACCGTTGTGTAACGAAGGCCCGCATAAGCACAGAGTACTGCCAGGGTCAAGGAAGTTATTCGCAAAAGAAAATAGATACCATCTTTATGGCAGAACTCGAGAATTTCCTATCAAATCTTGACCTGGGCAACCTGGAAAATTATATTAACAGTAGGCAGTCTTTCAATATGGCCAGGGTACAGCACCAGATAAAGCAGTTGGAAAAAGAACTTGAAAAGGCTAGACGCCGGCACAAGAACTGGGTGGACCGTTTAAACCAGTTTTTTGCCGAGCCGGATAAAAGCATTTACAGCGAAGAGTTAATGGCCAGGGAAATCAAAAAGGCAGAAGATGATATGGCTCAACTGGAAAAGCAATTAGGAGAGCTAAAAAGCGAATACCAACAAAACCATATCGAAAGGGAAAAGCTGCAGCAGTTCGTCAAGCTGGCTCCCCACTGGTTCGAGATATTTAAAGAGGCGCCTACCGACATAAAGAAAAGGATGTTAGCCCAAATTATAGACCGGGTAATCCTCTGGCGCGACAGGATGGAGATACTATATAAAGTAGACCTTACGAGGTTGGCCCAGGCTACAGGGGAAACAGCAGATGGCACGGTCGAATTGCGGGTTGCGGTATCAATGTAG
- a CDS encoding helix-turn-helix transcriptional regulator, whose translation MELLSSQQQQIWKLYEQGYGAKRIARTLEISVDQVKVQLRRIKAKIEGGNKNCGQKPLGVSRAHEGLQEILEGLQDTSSQIDFLRENGYKPGAIANTLGVNIKKVYNRNRESKRSSFKRGFMSKEELRYLPSQGEVLDLDIARVIYEVFVNSDNPSYETLAMLGTQDLGGWRAKRVALTRRAGMLKALAVSGREKGKVLRITDKKGPWWEMIKDLVEKYRLVGADTYLPDSMEAFAGELQHRIEAALDGVRIEVKEIRDGIKMYEVFGGFTAAVIRPLVDQAAIIVSANLHGDKLGAKQYEGMITFDQMGLKVSGRAIENFKGIVFKNQEKEWFTMETRLLQAGDKVQVRSDVYGGEVLEVISWRQDIPLPSVICLKEEDLALAVAAFKIKEECFIEIAGKLFDYRKTTVTKMAI comes from the coding sequence GTGGAACTATTAAGCTCGCAACAACAACAGATATGGAAGCTATATGAGCAGGGATATGGCGCTAAAAGGATAGCCAGAACCCTGGAGATAAGCGTTGACCAAGTAAAAGTCCAACTAAGGCGCATAAAAGCAAAGATAGAGGGGGGTAACAAAAATTGTGGGCAAAAACCCCTCGGGGTTAGTCGCGCCCATGAGGGCCTGCAGGAAATACTCGAAGGCCTCCAGGATACATCCTCCCAAATTGATTTTTTGCGGGAAAACGGTTATAAGCCTGGCGCTATAGCTAACACGCTGGGCGTCAATATTAAAAAGGTCTACAATCGCAATCGTGAGAGCAAACGCAGCAGTTTTAAGCGCGGTTTCATGTCTAAAGAAGAGTTAAGGTACCTACCTTCGCAAGGTGAGGTTTTGGACCTCGATATTGCCAGGGTTATTTATGAGGTTTTTGTTAATAGCGATAACCCCAGCTATGAAACCCTGGCAATGCTGGGTACCCAAGATCTTGGCGGCTGGCGGGCGAAGAGAGTAGCCCTCACCAGGCGGGCCGGGATGCTGAAAGCCCTGGCTGTTTCAGGACGGGAAAAGGGCAAGGTGCTCAGGATTACCGACAAAAAAGGCCCCTGGTGGGAAATGATTAAAGATCTGGTGGAAAAGTACAGGTTGGTAGGAGCAGATACATATCTGCCTGATTCCATGGAGGCATTTGCCGGTGAATTGCAACACCGCATAGAAGCCGCCCTGGATGGGGTACGTATAGAAGTTAAAGAGATCAGGGATGGCATTAAGATGTATGAGGTGTTTGGCGGCTTTACAGCCGCGGTCATCAGACCCCTCGTTGACCAGGCTGCAATAATCGTTTCGGCAAATTTACATGGAGACAAGCTGGGAGCAAAACAATACGAAGGCATGATAACTTTTGACCAAATGGGCCTGAAAGTCTCCGGCCGGGCCATAGAAAATTTTAAGGGCATAGTGTTCAAGAATCAGGAAAAAGAGTGGTTTACTATGGAAACCAGGCTACTTCAGGCCGGAGATAAAGTTCAGGTCAGATCGGACGTTTACGGCGGGGAAGTTTTGGAAGTCATATCCTGGAGGCAGGATATCCCGTTACCAAGTGTGATATGTCTGAAAGAAGAAGATTTAGCCCTGGCGGTGGCTGCTTTTAAAATAAAAGAAGAGTGTTTCATAGAGATAGCAGGAAAGTTATTTGACTATCGTAAGACAACGGTAACAAAAATGGCAATCTGA
- the pgsA gene encoding CDP-diacylglycerol--glycerol-3-phosphate 3-phosphatidyltransferase — protein sequence MTAANRLTLVRLGLVPLFAILVLLPWGPGRYLAAALFLLAAATDGLDGYLARSRDEVTRLGQLLDPLVDKLLITTALILLVQLHLVPAWVVILIVGREFLISGLRQVAAGEGLILAASSWGKVKTLTQVIAIVALLVEVPQAVLLLYVALVLTMVSALHYLLSNRDLLYRPG from the coding sequence ATGACGGCGGCCAACCGGCTAACCCTGGTGCGCCTGGGCCTGGTGCCCTTGTTTGCCATCCTGGTTCTTTTGCCCTGGGGACCCGGGCGTTACCTGGCGGCGGCACTATTTTTACTGGCGGCAGCTACCGATGGCCTGGACGGGTATCTCGCCCGTAGCCGGGACGAAGTTACCAGGCTGGGCCAGTTACTGGATCCCCTGGTCGATAAGCTCCTGATTACTACGGCCTTAATTTTACTGGTCCAGCTGCACCTGGTTCCCGCCTGGGTGGTAATATTAATTGTCGGTAGAGAATTTTTAATCAGCGGCCTGCGCCAGGTAGCAGCGGGGGAAGGGCTAATTCTGGCCGCCAGTTCCTGGGGCAAGGTCAAAACCCTGACCCAGGTTATAGCCATTGTTGCCTTGCTTGTCGAGGTTCCCCAGGCCGTTCTCCTTCTTTATGTGGCCCTGGTCCTGACCATGGTTTCGGCGTTGCATTATCTTTTGAGCAACCGGGATTTACTTTATCGCCCTGGCTAA
- the rimO gene encoding 30S ribosomal protein S12 methylthiotransferase RimO, producing MIKTAVITLGCAKNQVDSEYMLGVLAKNHFALVSDPGEAEVVIVNTCSFITAAKQEALETILGLAQGESRPYIIVAGCLAQQHARELWEELPEVAAFIGPGAIGRLPRIIERVLKGERLLDVPHPDKEEGELPRLTGKGKPYAFLKIAEGCDNRCSYCTIPAIKGPYHSRPLAKLVAEARTLAAAGVKELILVAQDTTAYGLDCYGEYRLPRLLRELARIPEIEWLRLLYAYPTRITPELVEVMATEAKVLPYLDLPLQHASKTILRRMNRPGSLTAGIKAIERLRRAMPEIALRSTFIVGFPGEDEEDFQILLDFLGSMQFDWVGAFKYSPEAGTGAADLPDQVPEEVKEERYRKLMLYQQPITRACNERWVGRQVQVLIEGPGVGRSFRQAPEVDGLIYIKGSTLPAGTMTTVKLTGVHSNYDLMGEVEE from the coding sequence ATGATTAAAACTGCCGTTATAACCCTTGGTTGTGCCAAGAATCAAGTTGACAGCGAATATATGCTGGGTGTCCTGGCTAAAAACCATTTTGCCCTTGTCAGCGATCCCGGTGAAGCGGAAGTAGTTATCGTCAATACCTGCAGTTTTATTACGGCAGCCAAACAGGAGGCCCTGGAAACTATTTTAGGGCTGGCCCAGGGGGAGTCACGGCCCTATATTATTGTTGCCGGCTGCCTGGCCCAGCAGCACGCCCGGGAGCTATGGGAGGAATTACCTGAAGTCGCCGCTTTCATTGGTCCAGGAGCCATTGGCCGCTTGCCCCGGATTATTGAGCGGGTATTAAAGGGGGAACGGCTTTTGGATGTCCCGCACCCGGATAAAGAGGAAGGGGAATTGCCCCGCCTTACCGGGAAGGGAAAGCCCTATGCTTTTTTAAAGATTGCCGAGGGCTGTGATAATCGCTGCAGTTATTGTACCATCCCCGCCATCAAGGGGCCTTACCACAGCCGTCCCCTGGCAAAACTGGTTGCCGAGGCCAGGACCCTGGCCGCGGCCGGGGTGAAGGAATTAATCCTGGTGGCCCAGGACACTACCGCTTATGGCCTGGACTGTTACGGCGAGTACCGCCTGCCCCGGCTTTTGCGGGAACTGGCCAGGATCCCGGAAATAGAGTGGTTGCGCCTCCTCTATGCCTATCCAACCCGCATTACACCAGAGCTGGTGGAAGTGATGGCCACGGAAGCGAAAGTATTACCTTACCTGGATTTGCCCCTCCAGCATGCCAGTAAAACCATCTTGCGGCGCATGAACCGTCCTGGCAGCCTTACCGCTGGCATAAAGGCTATTGAACGCCTGCGCCGGGCCATGCCGGAAATAGCCCTGCGCTCCACCTTTATTGTCGGCTTTCCGGGAGAAGATGAGGAGGATTTCCAGATTCTCCTGGACTTTTTGGGCTCTATGCAGTTCGACTGGGTGGGGGCCTTTAAATATTCCCCGGAAGCCGGTACAGGCGCCGCCGATTTGCCGGATCAGGTGCCTGAAGAAGTAAAGGAAGAACGCTACCGGAAGTTAATGCTCTACCAGCAGCCCATTACCAGGGCCTGCAATGAACGCTGGGTGGGACGGCAGGTGCAGGTTTTAATAGAAGGGCCGGGGGTGGGGCGCAGTTTTCGCCAGGCTCCGGAGGTAGACGGCTTGATTTATATTAAAGGAAGTACCCTGCCGGCCGGAACTATGACGACAGTTAAACTTACCGGGGTCCATAGTAATTACGATTTAATGGGGGAGGTAGAGGAATGA
- a CDS encoding FtsK/SpoIIIE family DNA translocase, with product MAPARTLNEKIKNEIIGVALVALALLCLAGLYVLDLGYISSAASIGAVGQLLVGFLKALTGEGKYVFPLFLAAWGVRLITGGKMKDSRPRLIGGILLFLTFLSALHQPLLNGSTYKEALARGLAGQGGGLLGALGALILKSIFGRVGTWIVLVALGLIAFLLATGVSLTRFTGRLGQLLYVTFQAIKGWLLAFLFTEVEEEEPEVQEKKTLKAGGKALPREREVVPVVINPPPEPSPPVLPPAVNTEESAQARVYPENPAPPVSEDEKKARRRPRVNLQAEDSTGTEGEGTSEQPGPYVLPPLSLLTRPVRVKNPRLEKDITDRIKILEDTLESFGVKVKVTQVSCGPTVTRYEVQPAPGVKVSRIVSLADDIALSLAAAQVRIEAPIPGKAAVGIEVPNKEIAVVHLREVLEDPAFMEAGSKLTVALGKDIAGNPVIADLAKMPHLLIAGTTGSGKSVCLNALICSLLFKATPQELKLLMIDPKMVELTQYNGIPHLLAPVVSQPKKAATALQWIVNEMEKRYELFAGAGVKDITRYNRLMHKENGGQGALPLVVVLIDELADLMMVAPADVEDAICRLAQMARAAGIHLVVATQRPSVDVITGLIKANISSRIAFAVSSQIDSRTILDMAGAEKLLGRGDMLFLPIGASKPIRVQGVYVSDREVEDLVTYVKQQGRPEYNPSFLKGEESSEDNSGAEDELFPAAVRVVLETGQASISMLQRRLRIGYTRAARLMDMMEARGFVGGHEGTKARAILTNWEEYQELFGAKEE from the coding sequence ATGGCTCCTGCCAGGACTCTAAATGAAAAGATAAAAAATGAAATTATCGGTGTGGCCCTGGTGGCCCTGGCCCTCCTTTGCCTGGCGGGGTTGTATGTCCTGGACCTGGGTTACATAAGTTCTGCTGCCAGTATTGGCGCTGTAGGTCAATTGCTGGTGGGTTTTTTAAAGGCCCTGACCGGTGAGGGTAAATATGTGTTTCCTTTATTCCTGGCTGCCTGGGGCGTCCGCCTCATTACCGGGGGTAAAATGAAGGATTCCCGGCCGCGTTTAATAGGAGGCATTTTACTTTTTCTTACTTTTTTAAGCGCCCTGCACCAGCCCCTCTTAAATGGCAGTACTTATAAAGAAGCTCTGGCCCGGGGGCTCGCCGGCCAGGGTGGCGGTTTGCTTGGTGCCCTGGGAGCTTTAATCTTGAAGTCCATCTTTGGCCGGGTCGGCACCTGGATTGTACTGGTGGCTCTAGGTTTAATTGCCTTTCTCCTGGCCACAGGTGTTTCTTTAACACGCTTTACCGGGCGTCTAGGCCAACTGCTCTATGTGACCTTCCAGGCCATTAAGGGCTGGCTCCTGGCCTTTCTCTTTACCGAGGTTGAAGAAGAGGAGCCGGAGGTGCAGGAAAAGAAAACCCTGAAGGCCGGGGGGAAGGCCTTACCGCGGGAACGGGAAGTAGTACCCGTGGTCATTAACCCGCCACCGGAACCATCGCCGCCAGTACTCCCACCGGCGGTAAATACGGAAGAGTCGGCCCAGGCCAGGGTCTACCCGGAAAATCCGGCCCCGCCGGTTAGCGAAGACGAGAAAAAGGCCCGGCGCCGGCCCAGGGTTAACCTCCAGGCAGAGGACTCTACCGGCACAGAGGGGGAAGGCACCTCCGAGCAGCCCGGTCCCTATGTCCTGCCGCCTTTGAGTCTCTTAACCCGCCCGGTAAGGGTAAAAAATCCCCGCCTGGAGAAGGATATTACCGACCGCATCAAGATCCTGGAAGACACCCTGGAGAGCTTTGGTGTCAAAGTTAAGGTGACTCAGGTCAGCTGTGGCCCGACGGTGACCCGCTATGAAGTCCAACCGGCACCGGGGGTGAAGGTGAGCAGGATTGTCAGCCTGGCCGACGATATTGCCCTGAGCCTGGCGGCTGCCCAGGTGCGGATTGAGGCCCCCATTCCGGGCAAGGCGGCGGTAGGCATTGAAGTGCCCAATAAGGAAATCGCTGTGGTTCATCTGCGGGAAGTACTGGAAGATCCTGCCTTTATGGAAGCCGGTAGCAAGCTGACGGTAGCCCTGGGTAAAGATATTGCCGGCAACCCGGTTATTGCCGACCTGGCGAAAATGCCCCACCTGCTGATTGCGGGGACTACCGGTTCAGGCAAGAGCGTTTGCCTGAACGCCCTGATTTGTAGCCTGTTGTTTAAAGCTACACCCCAGGAATTAAAGCTGTTGATGATTGACCCCAAAATGGTGGAGTTAACCCAGTATAATGGTATTCCCCACCTGCTGGCACCAGTGGTCAGCCAGCCGAAGAAGGCCGCTACGGCCCTGCAATGGATAGTCAACGAAATGGAGAAACGCTATGAGCTTTTTGCCGGCGCCGGGGTCAAGGATATTACTCGCTACAACCGTTTGATGCACAAGGAAAATGGCGGCCAGGGGGCCTTGCCCCTGGTAGTAGTCCTTATTGATGAGCTGGCCGACCTGATGATGGTGGCCCCGGCTGATGTGGAAGACGCCATTTGCCGCCTGGCCCAGATGGCCCGGGCGGCCGGTATTCACCTGGTTGTGGCCACCCAGCGGCCTTCGGTAGATGTCATTACCGGCCTGATCAAGGCCAACATCTCTTCCCGGATTGCCTTTGCCGTTTCCTCCCAGATTGATTCCCGGACTATCCTGGATATGGCCGGGGCCGAGAAGTTGCTGGGCCGCGGTGATATGCTCTTTTTACCCATTGGGGCCAGCAAGCCTATCCGCGTCCAGGGGGTTTATGTTTCGGACCGGGAAGTGGAAGACCTGGTGACTTATGTCAAACAGCAGGGTCGCCCGGAATATAACCCCAGTTTCCTGAAAGGGGAGGAAAGCAGCGAAGACAACAGCGGGGCGGAAGACGAGCTTTTTCCCGCAGCCGTGCGGGTGGTCCTGGAAACAGGGCAGGCTTCCATCTCCATGCTCCAGCGGCGCCTGCGGATAGGTTATACCAGGGCGGCAAGGTTAATGGATATGATGGAAGCCAGGGGGTTTGTGGGCGGCCATGAAGGCACCAAGGCCCGCGCCATCCTTACTAACTGGGAGGAATACCAGGAATTATTTGGCGCGAAAGAAGAATGA